A single region of the Gossypium arboreum isolate Shixiya-1 chromosome 12, ASM2569848v2, whole genome shotgun sequence genome encodes:
- the LOC108479756 gene encoding WD repeat-containing protein GTS1, protein MEVEIEASKMEVEEQQPIPSSTKKFGLKDYIQTNYGDDYVFQIVPRDDWTSMAVSLSTNAVKLYSPMTGQYFGDCKGHSSTINHISFSGGSNQHVLHSCSSDGTIRAWDTRTFQQVSCVTAGSSQEVFSFSFGGSDDNLLAAGCQSQILLWDWRNKKQVACLEESHVDDVTQVHFVPDHQNKLASASADGLICIFDTNGDINDDDHLESVINVGTSIAKVGVFGDSYEKLWCLTNIETLSVWDWKEGTNEANFEEARSLASESWTLDHVDYFVDCHCSGGDNLWVIGGTNAGSIGYFPVKHKGTAVIGPPEAVLGGGHMGVVRSILPMPSMQSGTAQSQGLFGWTGGEDGRLCCWKGDDSQVISRSWISSTSTLAKKVPRNRKNSRRCPY, encoded by the exons ATGGAGGTAGAAATAGAAGCTTCAAAGATGGAAGTAGAAGAACAACAACCTATTCCCAGTTCAACCAAGAAATTTGGTCTAAAAGATTACATACAAACCAATTACGGcgacgattatgtattccaaaTCGTCCCCAG GGATGATTGGACTTCCATGGCGGTATCTTTATCGACTAATGCAGTGAAACTTTACTCGCCAATGACGGGTCAATATTTTGGAGATTGCAAGGGACATTCCTCAACTATTAATCATATATCTTTCTCTGGCGGTTCCAATCAGCATGTTTTGCACTCTTGTTCCTCTGATGGAACTATCAGGGCGTGGGATACCAGAACTTTTCAACAG GTATCGTGTGTAACTGCTGGTTCTTCTCAAGAGGTTTTTAGCTTCTCATTTGGAGGGTCTGATGATAATCTTTTGGCTGCTGGATGTCAATCCCAG ATACTTCTCTGGGATTGGAGGAACAAGAAGCAAGTTGCATGCTTGGAGGAATCTCATGTGGATGATGTTACTCAG GTACATTTTGTCCCTGACCATCAAAACAAACTAGCTTCTGCTTCTGCTGATGGATTGATTTGCATATTTGATACCAATGGAGATATCAATGATGATGATCATCTTGAATCT GTTATCAATGTGGGAACTTCAATTGCAAAAGTTGGGGTTTTTGGGGACTCTTATGAAAAGCTCTGGTGTTTAACAAACATTGAGACTTTAAG TGTATGGGATTGGAAGGAAGGAACCAATGAAGCAAACTTTGAGGAAGCTCGTTCATTGGCATCAGAGAGTTGGACATTGGATCAT GTTGATTATTTTGTTGATTGTCACTGTTCCGGAGGAGACAATTTATGGGTGATCGGTGGGACTAATGCTGGCTCTATAGGTTATTTTCCGGTAAAGCATAAAGGAACAGCAGTGATAGGACCTCCAGAAGCTGTTCTTGGGGGTGGCCATATGGGTGTTGTTAGGAGCATATTGCCTATGCCTAGCATGCAAAGTGGAACTGCTCAAAGTCAAGGCCTTTTTGGATGGACCGGTGGTGAGGATGGTCGGTTATGCTGTTGGAAAGGTGATGATTCACAAGTCATCAGTCGGTCCTGGATCTCAAGTACAAGTACATTGGCCAAGAAGGTACCTCGAAATCGAAAAAACAGTAGGCGTTGTCCCTACTAA